In a single window of the Prochlorococcus marinus str. AS9601 genome:
- a CDS encoding ABC transporter ATP-binding protein/permease, with amino-acid sequence MKTVVNNKSKFILQLQKLRKLSQPFFLPIDQCNGFQFIWLLISLLFCVGGVVLVGLTGIISFFESFQPIFLEKYFGGVVSTVNSIWAGSWGLLFSALFLIGSGSFFSLRRQLKNRRWLHWLFLAIIVLMLLAVNGINAGIGFIARDLTNALVEKQEDGFYRILGIYACCFAVALPIRVSQIFFTYKLGIIWREWLSKSLVKDYMTNKAYYQLNPNDEEQTDVDNPDQRITDDTRAFTGQSLSFTLGIFDALLTFSLNILILWSISTTLTFSLFGYAAFATSILLIAGKNLVKIDFDQLRYEADFRYGLVHIRDNAESIAFYSGENPERSETERRLGEVVRNFNLLIIWRVIIDVMRRSINYAGNFFPYLIMAIPYFKGDIDYGRFIQASFAFGMVEGSLFFIVNQIEELAKFTAGIGRLEGFQSKVESISKTNPTLNQNVISDYPSILINNADLCPPGSNKTIIKNLNLSIDNNQSLLVVGPSGCGKTSLLRMISGLWEPDQGVIKKPKIGELLFIPQKPYMLLGSLREQLCYPTEVNKFSDEHLTSVLHEVNLKTLVDRYPNLDIKQDWPRILSLGEQQRLAFARLLLNSPRFAVLDEATSALDINTEKKLYSLLKERELSLISVGHRPSLIDFHENILELNGQGDWKLLTSDKYNFKD; translated from the coding sequence ATGAAAACAGTAGTTAATAATAAATCCAAATTTATCTTGCAATTACAAAAATTAAGGAAGCTATCTCAGCCATTTTTTCTTCCCATAGATCAATGTAATGGATTCCAGTTCATATGGCTTTTGATTTCTCTTTTATTTTGTGTGGGTGGAGTAGTACTTGTGGGTCTTACAGGAATAATAAGTTTTTTTGAAAGCTTTCAACCAATTTTTCTTGAAAAGTATTTCGGAGGTGTAGTAAGTACTGTCAATTCAATTTGGGCTGGGAGTTGGGGATTGCTTTTCTCTGCATTATTTCTAATTGGATCAGGAAGCTTTTTTAGCTTAAGACGTCAATTAAAAAACCGTAGATGGTTACATTGGTTATTCCTTGCGATAATTGTATTAATGCTTTTAGCTGTAAACGGAATAAACGCAGGTATTGGATTCATTGCAAGAGATTTAACAAATGCTTTGGTAGAAAAACAAGAAGATGGATTTTATCGGATATTGGGAATTTACGCTTGTTGTTTCGCTGTGGCCTTACCAATACGGGTTTCCCAAATATTTTTTACATATAAGTTAGGAATAATTTGGAGAGAATGGCTTTCAAAAAGTCTAGTCAAAGATTATATGACTAATAAAGCTTATTACCAGTTAAATCCCAATGATGAAGAACAAACCGATGTAGATAATCCCGATCAAAGAATCACAGATGATACCCGAGCTTTTACCGGGCAAAGTCTCTCTTTCACATTAGGTATTTTTGATGCCCTACTAACATTTTCACTTAATATTCTTATTTTATGGAGTATTAGTACAACACTTACTTTTTCTTTATTTGGTTACGCCGCATTTGCAACTTCTATCCTCTTAATTGCTGGAAAAAATCTTGTAAAGATTGACTTTGATCAACTCAGATATGAAGCAGATTTTCGATATGGCTTAGTACATATTCGAGATAATGCTGAATCAATAGCCTTTTATTCTGGGGAGAATCCTGAGCGAAGTGAAACTGAAAGACGCTTAGGAGAAGTGGTGAGAAACTTTAATTTACTGATTATATGGAGAGTAATAATAGACGTCATGAGAAGATCCATTAATTATGCAGGAAATTTCTTTCCATATTTAATAATGGCAATCCCTTACTTTAAAGGTGATATTGATTATGGACGCTTTATTCAAGCAAGCTTTGCATTTGGAATGGTTGAAGGTTCGTTATTTTTCATTGTTAATCAAATCGAAGAACTTGCAAAATTTACTGCTGGTATTGGCAGATTAGAAGGATTCCAATCAAAAGTTGAATCCATTAGCAAAACCAACCCAACACTTAATCAAAACGTTATTTCAGATTACCCCTCAATTCTTATTAATAATGCTGACCTTTGCCCACCAGGATCAAATAAAACAATAATTAAAAATTTAAATTTGAGCATCGACAATAATCAATCACTTTTGGTAGTAGGACCATCTGGGTGCGGTAAAACATCTTTACTAAGAATGATTAGTGGTTTATGGGAACCCGATCAGGGAGTAATTAAAAAACCAAAAATTGGGGAATTATTATTCATACCTCAAAAACCATACATGTTACTTGGTTCTTTAAGGGAACAATTATGTTATCCCACAGAAGTTAATAAATTTAGTGATGAACATCTTACTTCTGTACTTCATGAAGTAAATTTAAAAACCTTAGTGGATCGGTATCCTAATCTTGATATCAAACAAGATTGGCCACGAATTCTTTCCTTAGGTGAGCAACAAAGATTGGCTTTTGCAAGACTCTTACTAAATTCTCCAAGATTTGCAGTACTAGATGAAGCAACAAGTGCTTTAGATATTAATACTGAAAAAAAACTATATAGTTTACTAAAGGAACGAGAACTTTCTCTAATAAGTGTTGGACATAGACCTAGCTTAATAGATTTTCACGAAAATATTTTAGAATTAAATGGACAAGGAGACTGGAAATTATTGACTTCTGATAAGTATAATTTTAAGGATTAA
- a CDS encoding histidine triad nucleotide-binding protein, with amino-acid sequence MTETTIFQKIINEEIPCDKLYEDKFCIAFNDIQAQAPVHFLVIPKKPIISLLDCIEEDVNLLGHLLYVGSKIAKSKNLTNWRTVINTGAESGQTVFHLHIHFLSGRKMNWPPG; translated from the coding sequence ATGACTGAAACAACAATATTTCAAAAAATCATTAATGAAGAAATACCCTGCGATAAGCTTTATGAAGATAAGTTTTGTATTGCTTTTAATGATATCCAGGCACAAGCACCAGTTCATTTTTTAGTGATTCCAAAAAAGCCAATTATAAGTTTATTAGATTGTATTGAAGAGGATGTAAATTTATTAGGGCATTTACTTTATGTGGGTAGCAAAATAGCTAAATCAAAAAATTTAACTAATTGGAGAACAGTAATTAATACTGGAGCAGAATCAGGACAAACAGTTTTTCATTTACATATTCATTTTTTATCTGGAAGAAAAATGAATTGGCCTCCAGGTTAA
- the def gene encoding peptide deformylase: MANHFSQLAKKSRTNGNAEKIAKEQSGKPFLDIYKLGDDVLRQNSKRITKVDESIRKLAREMLQSMYAAKGIGLAAPQIGINKELLVIDVNFEDSAAEPLILINPEITDFGTTLNSYEEGCLSIPGVYLNVVRPSTIKLKFRDEMGRPRKMKADGLLARCIQHEMDHLNGILFVDRVTSKDDLNKELLKEGFNEKDVISIN; the protein is encoded by the coding sequence GTGGCAAACCATTTTTCACAACTTGCAAAAAAGTCAAGAACAAATGGAAACGCAGAAAAAATTGCAAAAGAACAATCAGGTAAGCCATTTCTAGACATTTATAAACTTGGTGATGATGTATTGAGACAAAATTCCAAAAGAATAACTAAGGTTGATGAATCGATTAGAAAACTTGCAAGAGAAATGCTTCAAAGCATGTATGCAGCTAAAGGAATTGGACTTGCTGCACCTCAAATTGGAATCAACAAAGAGCTTCTTGTCATAGACGTAAATTTTGAAGATTCAGCAGCAGAACCTTTAATATTAATCAATCCAGAAATTACAGACTTTGGAACAACCCTTAATTCATACGAAGAAGGCTGCTTGAGTATACCTGGTGTCTATTTAAATGTAGTGAGACCATCAACTATAAAATTAAAATTTAGAGATGAAATGGGACGACCACGTAAAATGAAAGCAGATGGACTTCTGGCGAGGTGTATTCAACACGAAATGGATCACTTAAATGGAATATTATTTGTAGATAGAGTTACATCAAAAGATGATTTGAACAAAGAACTTTTAAAAGAAGGGTTTAACGAAAAAGACGTTATCTCAATTAATTAA
- a CDS encoding alpha/beta hydrolase family protein, with protein sequence MSNDDQLKVRQTVSKKKSFKELTIIRDIIFWIDLVGEGQNENAIFARPFNKKEAFPQKLTSKKYNIKNNFHGYGGKSYKCIYLKNNFYLIWIDQITNAVWFQIFKEVASNYRSQKRYLDSVQEPRQLSKSIDGNFDSSFVISQKNFLYGICEINNRDYLFSLNLKKTKQDIYRIKKFKNFAGELSCNSSVSLLSWVEWGSPYMPWEKNDLFFAQIDLDGEITKIKKFSDKLINAKKNVSFFHPYWISETLLVCSEDSSGWWNLLFLDASKIENIFIKKRVERNFVEYGVPQWVSGITFFSGDIKDLFCLAKKENNLVVEQYKDLQCVKEFSTPFTSISDFSVFEKKVVLKGHGSDFLGNLLEIDFKKEVLSNVFEEINAEYIKVCSKPETFWFKGFEAQSTHSFLYRPLVENFRKPPLLVRAHSGPTSCFDGSYNSEVQYWTSKGFFVAEVNYGGSSGFGKAYIERLNCKWGIVDSYDCKALALELIKSNQVDSEKVVIFGNSAGGLTALNCLLYGSIFTAAICKYPVIDLKDMHYNTHRFEKDYLNSLVGIYAQNHDDYINRSPINHINKIKKPILLFHGKKDKVISYKQTFKIQEILIQNNKYSEVIFFDNEGHGFRNIENKEIVMQKSMEFLKNALNI encoded by the coding sequence ATGAGTAATGATGATCAGTTAAAAGTTAGGCAAACTGTATCTAAAAAGAAATCTTTTAAAGAATTAACTATTATTAGGGATATCATTTTTTGGATTGATCTTGTTGGTGAAGGTCAAAATGAAAATGCCATTTTTGCAAGACCATTTAATAAAAAAGAGGCGTTTCCTCAGAAATTAACAAGTAAAAAATATAATATTAAAAATAACTTTCATGGATATGGTGGTAAATCTTATAAATGTATATATTTAAAAAATAATTTTTATTTGATATGGATTGATCAGATTACCAACGCAGTTTGGTTTCAAATTTTTAAAGAGGTTGCATCAAATTATAGAAGTCAAAAAAGATATCTCGATTCAGTTCAAGAACCAAGACAACTATCTAAATCAATTGATGGAAATTTTGATTCTTCGTTTGTTATTTCTCAAAAAAATTTTTTATATGGTATTTGTGAAATAAATAATAGAGATTACTTATTTTCTTTAAACCTAAAAAAAACTAAACAAGATATTTACCGAATAAAAAAATTTAAAAATTTCGCTGGAGAATTATCTTGTAATTCTTCTGTTAGCTTACTTTCTTGGGTCGAGTGGGGTTCTCCATATATGCCTTGGGAGAAAAATGATCTTTTTTTTGCTCAAATTGACTTAGATGGAGAGATAACAAAAATAAAAAAATTCTCAGATAAGCTGATTAATGCCAAAAAAAACGTTTCTTTTTTTCATCCTTATTGGATAAGTGAAACTCTTTTAGTATGTTCTGAAGATAGTTCTGGATGGTGGAACTTATTGTTTTTAGATGCTAGTAAAATTGAGAATATTTTTATTAAAAAAAGAGTAGAGAGAAATTTTGTTGAATATGGAGTACCTCAGTGGGTCTCAGGAATAACATTTTTTTCAGGGGATATAAAAGATTTATTTTGTTTAGCAAAAAAAGAAAATAATTTAGTAGTTGAACAATATAAAGATCTTCAATGCGTTAAAGAATTTTCTACTCCTTTTACCTCAATAAGTGATTTCAGTGTTTTTGAGAAGAAAGTAGTTTTGAAAGGTCATGGATCTGATTTTCTTGGAAATTTACTTGAAATTGATTTTAAAAAGGAAGTTTTATCAAATGTTTTTGAGGAAATAAATGCTGAATATATAAAAGTTTGTTCAAAACCTGAAACATTTTGGTTTAAAGGTTTTGAAGCTCAATCTACTCATTCTTTTCTTTATAGGCCGCTCGTAGAAAATTTTAGAAAGCCACCGCTCCTTGTTAGAGCACATAGCGGACCAACTTCATGTTTTGATGGATCATATAATTCTGAGGTTCAATATTGGACTTCGAAGGGATTTTTTGTTGCTGAAGTTAATTATGGAGGATCATCAGGATTTGGCAAAGCATATATAGAGAGGTTGAATTGTAAATGGGGTATTGTTGATTCTTATGATTGCAAAGCACTAGCTCTTGAATTGATTAAATCAAATCAAGTTGATAGTGAAAAAGTAGTAATTTTTGGGAATAGTGCTGGTGGGTTAACTGCCCTGAATTGTTTATTATATGGGTCTATTTTTACAGCAGCAATTTGTAAATATCCTGTTATTGATTTGAAGGATATGCATTACAACACTCATAGGTTTGAAAAAGATTATTTAAATTCTTTGGTAGGAATTTATGCACAAAATCATGATGATTATATAAATAGATCACCGATAAATCATATTAACAAAATAAAAAAACCTATCTTATTGTTTCATGGAAAAAAAGATAAAGTAATTTCTTATAAACAAACTTTTAAAATCCAGGAAATTTTGATTCAGAATAATAAATATTCAGAAGTTATTTTTTTTGATAATGAGGGGCACGGTTTTAGAAATATTGAAAATAAAGAAATAGTAATGCAAAAATCTATGGAATTTTTAAAAAATGCTTTGAATATTTAA
- a CDS encoding aminotransferase class V-fold PLP-dependent enzyme has product METIQNFPEITKKDFPLLNNNIKNNEQIIYLDHAATTQKPIQVLKKIDEYYRNFNANVHRGAHQLSAKATEEFENARFSISKYIKANSPKEIIFTRNATEAINLAARSWGEYSLGENDEILLSIMEHHSNIVPWQMVAAKNKCKLKFIGIDKNGQLDLDDFKSKLTSRTKLVSLVHVSNTLGCCNPIKEITKLAKQKGSLVLIDACQSLAHQKLDVIDLDIDFLAGSGHKLCGPTGIGFLWSRQEILEKIPPFFGGGEMIQDVFEETSTWADLPHKFEAGTPAIAEAIGLAEAINYINTIGLNEINEYEKTITKYLFEKLNQIENIEIIGPPPEIDPDRASLATFYIKNIHSNDIAEILDSKGICIRSGHHCCQPLHRYIGIKSTARISMNFTTNKEEIDIFLEKLKDTIDFLKINS; this is encoded by the coding sequence ATGGAAACGATTCAAAATTTTCCTGAAATAACTAAGAAAGACTTTCCTCTTTTAAATAACAACATAAAAAATAATGAGCAAATCATTTATTTAGACCATGCTGCAACCACGCAAAAACCAATTCAAGTCTTGAAAAAAATTGATGAATATTATAGAAATTTTAATGCCAATGTACATAGAGGAGCTCATCAATTAAGTGCTAAAGCGACAGAAGAATTTGAAAATGCAAGATTTTCAATTAGTAAATACATCAAAGCAAATTCGCCAAAAGAAATTATTTTCACAAGAAATGCTACTGAAGCAATAAATCTAGCAGCTAGATCATGGGGCGAATATTCATTAGGAGAAAACGATGAAATTCTTCTATCAATAATGGAGCATCATAGCAATATTGTTCCATGGCAAATGGTTGCAGCGAAAAATAAGTGTAAATTAAAATTTATAGGCATCGATAAAAATGGGCAATTAGATTTAGACGATTTTAAGTCAAAACTAACCTCTAGAACAAAGCTTGTTAGCCTAGTACATGTAAGTAATACTCTAGGTTGCTGTAATCCAATCAAAGAGATAACTAAATTAGCTAAACAAAAAGGTTCTCTAGTATTAATAGATGCATGTCAAAGTTTGGCGCATCAAAAACTAGATGTAATAGATCTTGATATTGATTTTTTAGCGGGATCAGGACATAAACTTTGCGGTCCTACAGGAATTGGTTTCCTCTGGTCAAGACAAGAAATTCTTGAAAAAATTCCTCCTTTCTTTGGAGGTGGCGAAATGATTCAAGATGTCTTTGAAGAGACAAGTACCTGGGCTGATCTCCCACATAAATTCGAAGCTGGAACTCCAGCCATTGCAGAAGCAATAGGCCTTGCGGAAGCAATTAATTATATAAACACTATAGGATTAAATGAAATTAATGAATATGAAAAGACTATTACTAAATATTTATTTGAAAAATTAAATCAAATAGAAAATATTGAAATTATAGGTCCACCGCCGGAGATAGATCCAGACAGAGCCTCACTTGCCACCTTTTATATAAAAAATATACATTCAAATGATATTGCTGAAATTCTTGATTCAAAAGGAATTTGCATCAGAAGTGGTCACCATTGCTGTCAACCTCTTCACAGATACATCGGAATTAAATCAACAGCTAGAATCAGTATGAATTTCACAACCAATAAGGAGGAAATTGATATATTTCTTGAAAAATTAAAAGATACTATTGATTTTCTAAAAATCAATTCTTAA
- a CDS encoding SufD family Fe-S cluster assembly protein, with protein MEIIEKIKTNKSIDNQTEIQKICLNKLQSSPLPNPKSEQWRLSNKSKFSEFLDYSVNETDPKFDTPFPNISQSNIRLVIGNNFQIDLIEENYSIKQLSEDKLVKYIKEQISCFDHNENWSDLLNLSLNCTKNTLGLKISGSEIPPIEIFSHSSSNSLNAKTLVIFIEKDCDIDLLQVNLGKDNSSLSQSTFFCLEENSSVNHGVVSYGENKSNLLNSLNVIQRKNSEYNLGSLHFKFNYARFEIRITQSEGNAKTNIKGMQITKKDEQISTYTKIDFNGPNGFLDQINKSLADDESHAIFEGSIIVPKIAQKTDASQLSRNLLLSNLAQIDTKPQLEIIADDVKCKHGATISQLNEDELFYMRSRGITLPEASKLQLSSYFQEIISFIPVSKDRWDLLDKLLNEK; from the coding sequence ATGGAAATTATTGAAAAAATAAAAACTAATAAATCGATTGATAATCAAACAGAAATACAAAAAATCTGTCTAAATAAATTACAATCAAGTCCCCTCCCTAATCCTAAAAGTGAACAATGGAGACTTTCAAATAAATCAAAATTTTCAGAGTTTTTAGACTACTCGGTCAATGAAACAGATCCAAAATTTGATACACCTTTTCCGAACATTTCTCAAAGTAATATTAGGTTAGTAATTGGGAATAATTTCCAAATTGATTTAATAGAGGAAAATTATTCAATAAAGCAACTAAGTGAGGATAAATTAGTTAAATATATCAAGGAACAGATATCTTGTTTTGATCACAACGAAAATTGGAGTGACTTACTAAACCTGTCTTTAAACTGTACAAAAAATACCTTGGGATTAAAAATAAGTGGATCAGAAATTCCTCCTATTGAAATTTTTAGTCACTCATCAAGTAACTCTTTAAACGCAAAAACCCTGGTAATATTTATAGAAAAGGATTGTGATATTGATTTATTACAAGTAAATCTTGGTAAAGACAACTCTTCATTATCTCAATCAACGTTCTTTTGTTTAGAAGAAAATAGTTCCGTAAATCATGGTGTTGTTTCTTACGGTGAAAACAAATCAAATCTATTAAATTCTCTCAATGTAATTCAACGAAAAAATAGCGAATACAATTTAGGATCTTTACATTTCAAATTTAATTATGCAAGATTTGAAATTCGTATTACACAATCTGAAGGAAACGCTAAAACCAATATTAAAGGTATGCAAATAACAAAAAAAGACGAACAAATTTCTACTTATACAAAAATAGACTTTAATGGCCCAAATGGATTTCTAGATCAAATCAACAAATCACTTGCTGACGATGAATCTCATGCAATATTTGAAGGTTCAATAATAGTTCCTAAAATTGCCCAGAAAACTGATGCTTCTCAATTAAGTAGGAATTTACTTTTATCAAATCTCGCACAAATAGATACCAAACCTCAATTAGAAATAATTGCTGATGACGTCAAATGCAAACATGGAGCTACAATATCGCAATTAAATGAAGATGAACTTTTTTATATGAGATCAAGAGGGATCACATTACCAGAAGCAAGTAAACTACAATTAAGTTCATACTTTCAAGAAATAATTTCATTTATTCCCGTTTCAAAAGATAGATGGGATTTGCTTGATAAACTTTTAAATGAAAAATAA
- the sufC gene encoding Fe-S cluster assembly ATPase SufC, producing MQSKMKESDPILEVENLSASTDNLPILKGVSLTVYPGEIHAIMGRNGCGKSTLSKIIAGHPSYNITNGDIKFLGENINSLEPEERSQSGIFLGFQYPIEIPGVSNLEFLRVSTNARRKFLNKEELDTFDFEELVKEKLEIVKMDHAFLSRSVNQGFSGGEKKRNEILQMALLEPKIAILDETDSGLDIDALRIVASGIKKISNAQTGIILITHYQRLLDEIEPNYVHVMSDGQIIKTGESDLALELEKKGYEWTDNFIKET from the coding sequence ATGCAAAGTAAAATGAAAGAATCAGATCCAATTTTAGAAGTTGAAAATCTCTCTGCATCTACTGATAATCTTCCAATTTTAAAAGGGGTTTCACTTACTGTCTATCCTGGAGAAATCCATGCCATTATGGGAAGAAATGGATGTGGCAAAAGTACTCTTTCGAAAATCATTGCAGGACATCCCTCGTATAATATTACAAATGGCGACATAAAATTTTTAGGTGAAAACATCAACTCTCTAGAACCTGAAGAGAGATCTCAATCAGGAATTTTTCTTGGTTTTCAATATCCAATTGAGATTCCAGGTGTAAGTAATCTTGAGTTTCTTAGAGTTTCAACTAATGCTAGAAGGAAATTCCTCAACAAAGAAGAATTAGATACTTTTGATTTTGAAGAATTAGTTAAAGAAAAGTTAGAAATTGTGAAAATGGATCATGCATTCCTATCAAGGAGTGTAAATCAAGGATTTTCTGGAGGTGAAAAAAAAAGAAATGAAATTCTGCAAATGGCTTTACTTGAGCCCAAGATAGCAATATTAGATGAGACCGATTCTGGTCTAGATATTGATGCTCTAAGGATAGTGGCTTCAGGAATTAAAAAAATATCTAATGCACAAACTGGGATTATACTTATTACCCACTATCAAAGATTATTAGATGAAATTGAACCAAATTATGTCCATGTAATGTCAGACGGACAAATCATAAAAACAGGTGAGAGTGATCTTGCTTTAGAGCTTGAGAAAAAAGGGTATGAATGGACTGATAACTTTATAAAAGAGACCTAA
- the sufB gene encoding Fe-S cluster assembly protein SufB, which yields MVNENLVKDVVKEPYKYGFVTDIETEKIEKGLNEDIIKLISQKKEEPKFLLDFRLKAFKRWQKMKEPDWAALGYKKIDYQDIIYYSAPKQKEKISSLDEVDPKLLETFDKLGIPLTEQKKLTNVAVDAVFDSVSIATTFREELAEHGVIFCSISEAVKNHADLIEKYLGTVVPASDNYFAALNSAVFSDGSFVYIPKGVTCPMDLSSYFRINSGDSGQFERTLIIAEESSSVSYLEGCTAPMFDTNTLHAAVVELIALDDASIKYSTVQNWYAGDEEGIGGIFNFVTKRGKCLGKRSKISWSQVETGSAITWKYPSCLLLGEESVGEFYSVALTNNLQQADTGTKMIHIGPKTKSTIVSKGISAGNSKNSYRGLVKMGTKATGSRNYSQCDSMLIGDQASANTFPYIKSQQPNSEIEHEASTCRISEDQLFYLQSRGIEFEEAVSMMVSGFCRDVFNQLPMEFAAEADKLLALKLEGSVG from the coding sequence ATGGTCAACGAAAATTTAGTTAAAGATGTAGTAAAAGAGCCTTACAAATATGGTTTCGTTACTGATATTGAAACTGAAAAAATAGAAAAGGGATTAAATGAAGATATCATAAAATTAATTTCACAGAAAAAAGAAGAGCCTAAATTTCTTCTTGATTTCAGATTAAAAGCCTTTAAAAGATGGCAAAAAATGAAAGAGCCTGATTGGGCAGCATTAGGATATAAAAAAATTGATTATCAAGATATTATTTATTACTCTGCTCCAAAGCAAAAAGAGAAAATTTCTAGCTTAGATGAAGTTGATCCCAAACTTCTTGAGACTTTTGACAAATTAGGAATCCCCCTCACGGAGCAAAAAAAACTCACAAATGTAGCAGTAGATGCCGTCTTTGATAGTGTTTCTATAGCCACAACTTTTAGAGAAGAACTTGCTGAACATGGAGTTATATTTTGCTCAATTAGTGAAGCAGTAAAAAATCACGCGGATTTGATTGAAAAATATTTAGGTACAGTAGTTCCAGCTAGTGATAATTATTTTGCAGCACTAAATTCTGCAGTTTTTAGTGATGGTTCTTTTGTTTATATCCCAAAAGGTGTTACCTGCCCTATGGATCTATCTTCCTACTTCAGAATTAATAGTGGAGATTCAGGACAATTCGAAAGAACATTAATCATTGCTGAAGAATCAAGTTCTGTAAGTTATCTAGAAGGTTGTACAGCTCCAATGTTTGATACAAATACCCTACATGCAGCAGTTGTGGAGCTTATAGCATTAGACGACGCCTCAATAAAATATTCAACAGTGCAAAATTGGTATGCTGGTGATGAAGAAGGTATTGGTGGAATTTTTAATTTTGTCACCAAGAGAGGAAAATGTCTAGGTAAGAGAAGTAAAATTAGCTGGTCTCAAGTTGAAACAGGGTCTGCAATTACATGGAAATATCCTAGCTGTCTTCTTTTAGGGGAAGAATCTGTAGGAGAATTTTATTCAGTGGCTCTCACCAATAATCTTCAGCAAGCAGATACCGGCACAAAAATGATACATATTGGTCCTAAGACCAAATCAACTATTGTTAGCAAAGGTATTAGTGCAGGTAACTCAAAAAATAGCTACAGGGGTCTTGTCAAAATGGGAACAAAAGCTACAGGATCAAGAAATTACAGTCAATGTGATTCAATGTTAATAGGGGATCAAGCTTCTGCAAATACATTCCCTTACATCAAATCTCAACAACCCAATTCTGAAATTGAGCATGAAGCAAGCACATGTAGAATCTCAGAAGACCAACTTTTTTATCTCCAAAGCAGAGGTATAGAATTTGAGGAGGCAGTATCTATGATGGTCAGCGGTTTTTGCAGAGATGTATTTAATCAATTACCTATGGAATTTGCTGCTGAAGCAGATAAGTTACTGGCACTTAAACTAGAGGGATCAGTAGGTTAA
- a CDS encoding DUF4912 domain-containing protein, whose product MADGIMNKDQLLSLTLRQLRQEASKLSVPLYSRKTKAVLVDLILKYQEKSTKKTYIVASQSKPEETAESNSFNSSEEVKTNVVFLPRDPDWAYVFWQISDADREKAQSLGANKLCLRLFDASGSEGSNLNQGTLREIAVDSYSTEWYLPIPLADRDYKVELGYKYGFNWMSLAFSSISHVPGSHPSEQILDKFVPFNLDSTSESIPDISNSVVSEQNGMHERLYQAATNIPLRRKVGSEEFMENLNSTNLNDNLTDSGAGKWSSGLNDSGSGIVKNRSFWLVADAELIVYGATEPSAKLTIGGEDVPLAADGTFRIQVPFRDGTQKYDIKAVDVSGEQEKSISMKFDRSTPLDDTNEKDNAETEWF is encoded by the coding sequence GTGGCTGATGGGATCATGAATAAAGATCAATTACTCTCACTAACCCTCAGACAATTACGTCAAGAAGCAAGTAAATTATCGGTTCCGCTGTATAGTCGCAAAACAAAAGCTGTTTTAGTCGATTTAATACTTAAATATCAAGAAAAATCTACAAAAAAAACCTACATTGTAGCTTCTCAGTCAAAACCTGAAGAAACTGCTGAGTCCAATTCTTTCAACAGTAGTGAAGAAGTTAAAACAAATGTAGTTTTCCTACCGCGAGATCCAGATTGGGCTTATGTTTTCTGGCAAATTTCTGATGCAGATAGAGAAAAAGCACAATCTTTAGGAGCCAATAAATTATGTTTACGATTATTTGATGCATCTGGTTCTGAAGGAAGCAACTTGAATCAAGGAACACTTAGGGAGATAGCAGTTGATAGTTACAGTACTGAGTGGTACTTGCCGATCCCACTTGCAGATAGAGATTATAAAGTTGAATTAGGTTACAAATATGGTTTTAACTGGATGTCATTGGCATTTTCTTCAATAAGCCATGTTCCTGGGTCTCATCCCTCTGAGCAAATTCTTGATAAATTTGTGCCTTTTAATTTAGATTCTACTTCTGAGTCAATACCAGATATTTCTAATTCTGTTGTTTCAGAACAAAATGGTATGCATGAAAGGTTATACCAAGCAGCAACTAATATTCCTCTCAGAAGAAAAGTTGGTTCTGAAGAATTTATGGAAAACTTAAATTCAACAAACCTTAACGATAATCTTACAGACTCAGGTGCTGGTAAATGGTCATCAGGTTTAAATGATTCTGGAAGCGGAATTGTTAAAAATAGATCTTTTTGGCTCGTTGCTGATGCTGAATTAATTGTTTATGGAGCTACAGAGCCTTCTGCAAAACTAACAATAGGTGGAGAAGATGTACCTCTTGCTGCAGATGGTACTTTTAGAATTCAAGTTCCATTTAGAGACGGGACTCAAAAATATGATATTAAAGCTGTTGATGTGTCTGGTGAGCAAGAAAAAAGTATATCAATGAAATTTGATAGATCTACTCCACTTGACGATACTAATGAAAAAGATAATGCTGAGACTGAATGGTTTTGA